The Eublepharis macularius isolate TG4126 chromosome 11, MPM_Emac_v1.0, whole genome shotgun sequence genome includes a region encoding these proteins:
- the SEC61B gene encoding protein transport protein Sec61 subunit beta, with translation MPGPNPSGTSVGASGRSPSKAVAPRAAGSTVRQRKSASCGTRSAGRTASAGTGGMWRFYTEDSPGLKVGPVPVLVMSLLFIASVFMLHIWGKYTRS, from the exons ATG CCAGGGCCGAATCCCAGCGGGACGAGCGTGGGCGCCTCGGGGCGCTCCCCCAGCAAAGCGGTCGCCCCCAGAGCCGCAGGATCCACCGTCCggcagag GAAAAGTGCTAGCTGTGGAACAAGGAGTGCGGGTCGTACCGCATCTGCTGGCACAGGGGGGATGTGGAGATTCTATACAGAGGATTCCCCTGGTCTCAAAGT TGGTCCTGTTCCAGTTCTTGTAATGAGCCTTCTCTTTATTGCATCTGTATTTATGTTGCACATCTGGGGCAAATACACACGGTCGTAG